A window of Trichoderma atroviride chromosome 3, complete sequence contains these coding sequences:
- a CDS encoding uncharacterized protein (EggNog:ENOG41), with protein MMSEDEKQHYPQLSEERLSDLRESSVRCRELLHQLSIHDGARVREQMASFNIWAANMGVFRQGRQSIASRLSSAPEISKLIQQLLETLKRDVEKELSRKECEEESSSDSQSNDSSDRSSISSYRPIKPPEPSEPSEDDDAAPPSHSRTWTSIENTITSLRQLAITVQRAGNQHRQERTERFKTNNAELYQLFERCARQKVEHLFPNASIILQERMARSVATRRIRFLYLNRHQKKISTLGKTAPVLQREPEPIEADPAQAASPAGYQETRDIASPSLRTRTGINPSIILSNTIATKLDIKNLHPAQNKRAESVTSVVIPTGTFPSIPKMDSTGTSFTCPFCFLICPAEEAKGKKQWWNHLVHDFEPFFCVADSCSSPLNCASTYKSLLIHMREVHSQPRWQCLQCQSLSPTSGLYLNPAELEEHITNVHSNDVAESLRPTIVKHSKLHDQPALQDCPFCGGFPEELEEKYTDRDCREARKALEKHVEQHFITVALILVPIEMEHQPDDENDDDNSEAQRDNRSELDLDGIGVIPEDKCSDDACDCKDDAKDSSLDNSAFEDDPSHSDDVDIQDEWKFWSDRKAYQHLADDIKLREYFKIETVQDAMEEIPAVNLQDGNGVSPFLAASANGHLSVMRQLIENGADIHQLDEDGNDALFKATSNGHIGAVEFLIEKGAHRQLSSYLSTSTTPPILAALKNGSFDLARLLLEQEEDLNVKIGSKKQTILHVAISEGQTDIAKLLIDRVDLALQDADRQTPLFVACSYGRTEIAELLIQHKVNLMTPDKKRRTPLHAACANCHLEVARLLVDNGADAMNVDAKGTTALSVAALAGALEIVQMFLEQGAAANADHHAALLGASAGGHVGIVELLIKWRDGEGITEPDSKNLALMHASSNGHAGVVSLLLENGAKLDSPDPFGGTPLYEACRNGHLEVARLLIEKGADINATATQRRQTPLMATCQTGHMYVDLAALLLDKGADINALNIDEMNAAFLAAENGQLEVLRLLLSRGVDIFHRTVKGLLPIHVASQRGHSKTVDLLIENGSDASVAKEDGNTPLILATVYHNTNVVIVLLKRGAYIDAKNVHGQTSLLIASREGDAKIAKLLVDSRANVSSADHEGRTPLFHASSNGHLEIVKLLLDSGADMTPNNEGQTPYDVASTHGHVEILELLGKPGS; from the exons ATGATGAGTGAGGACGAAAAGCAGCATTATCCACAGCTGTCAGAGGAGAGGCTGTCAGATCTTCGAGAATCATCTGTCCGATGCAGGGAACTTCTCCATCAGTTATCTATCCACGATGGCGCCAGGGTCAGAGAGCAAATGGCGAGCTTCAACATCTGGGCTGCGAATATGGGTGTTTTCCGTCAAGGCCGGCAGTCCATCGCCTCTCGTCTAAGTAGCGCACCAGAAATCAGCAAATTGATTCAACAACTTCTCGAGACGCTCAAGCGCGACGTCG AAAAGGAGCTCTCCCGAAAGGAgtgcgaagaagaaagctcATCTGATAGCCAGTCCAATGACTCGTCTGATCGGTCTTCCATTTCCTCTTATAGGCCAATCAAGCCACCTGAGCCATCTGAGCCAtcggaagatgacgatgcagCACCCCCGTCACATTCGCGCACCTGGACGTCCATCGAAAATACCATCACCAGCCTTCGTCAACTCGCAATAACTGTTCAGCGAGCGGGGAACCAGCATCGTCAAGAGCGCACTGAAAGGTTCAAGACTAATAACGCAGAACTGTATCAGTTGTTTGAGAGATGCGCGAGACAAAAGGTTGAACATCTCTTTCCCAACGCGAGCATAATTTTGCAAGAACGTATGGCTCGGTCAGTTGCAACTCGCCGAATCCGATTCTTGTACCTCAATCGGCATCAGAAAAAGATTTCCACGTTGGGGAAAACAGCACCAGTGCTGCAACGAGAGCCAGAGCCGATAGAAGCGGATCCCGCCCAAGCAGCGTCTCCCGCTGGGTATCAAGAAACAAGGGATATTGCTTCCCCTTCTCTTAGAACAAGGACGGGCATCAATCCAAGTATTATATTGTCAAACACCATAGCTACTAAGCTCGACATAAAAAACCTTCATCCGGCGCAGAACAAGCGAGCAGAGTCTGTTACATCCGTGGTGATCCCTACAGGCACATTCCCTTCAATACCGAAAATGGATTCTACGGGCACTTCATTTACTTGTCCATTCTGTTTTCTCATCTGCCcagcagaagaagccaaaggaaagaagcagTGGTG GAACCATTTAGTTCATGACTTTGAACCTTTCTTCTGTGTAGCTGATTCTTGCTCGTCACCACTCAACTGTGCAAGTACATATAAGAGCTTGCTCATTCATATGCGAGAAGTGCACTCGCAGCCGCGCTGGCAATGCTTGCAGTGCCAATCTCTCTCCCCTACTTCTGGATTATATTTAAACCCGGCAGAGTTGGAAGAACACATAACAAATGTCCATAGCAACGATGTTGCCGAATCACTTCGCCCTACAATCGTGAAGCACAGCAAGCTTCACGATCAACCAGCTCTGCAGGATTGTCCATTCTGTGGCGGATTCCCAGAGGAGCTTGAGGAGAAGTACACAGATCGGGACTGCAGAGAGGCACGCAAAGCTCTAGAGAAGCACGTCGAACAGCATTTCATCACTGTGGCCCTCATTCTGGTTCCAATAGAAATGGAGCATCAACCGGATGACGAAAACGATGACGACAATTCGGAAGCCCAGAGAGACAACCGCAGCGAACTTGACCTCGATGGAATAGGTGTTATACCCGAAGATAAATGCTCTGATGATGCCTGCGACTGCAAAGATGATGCAAAAGACTCTTCCTTGGACAATTCTGCCTTTGAAGATGATCCATCTCACAGTGATGATGTGGATATTCAAGACGAATGGAAATTCTGGTCAGACCGCAAAGCGTACCAGCACCTTGCTGATGACATAAAGCTCAGGGAGTACTTTAAAATTGAGACGGTCCAGGATGCCATGGAAGAGATCCCTGCTGTCAACCTCcaagatggcaatggcgtGTCCCCGTTTCTTGCTGCGAGCGCCAACGGTCATCTAAGCGTTATGAGGCAACTGATTGAGAATGGTGCCGACATTCACCAGTTAGACGAGGATGGTAACGATGCACTTTTCAAAGCAACCTCCAATGGACACATCGGGGCGGTCGAGTTTCTCATCGAAAAAGGCGCTCACCGCCAGTTATCAAGCTATCTCTCAACTTCCACAACTCCGCCAATCTTGGCCGCGTTGAAGAACGGCTCTTTTGACCTGGCTCGACTACTCCtcgagcaggaagaagatcTCAATGTCAAGATTGGAAGCAAAAAACAGACAATTCTGCATGTAGCGATTTCCGAAGGGCAAACCGATATTGCGAAGCTGCTCATCGATCGTGTGGACCTTGCGCTGCAAGATGCAGACAGACAAACGCCTCTCTTTGTAGCCTGTTCATATGGACGTACTGAGATTGCAGAGCTCCTCATCCAGCACAAGGTCAACTTAATGACACCCGATAAGAAGAGGAGAACACCCCTGCATGCTGCGTGTGCCAACTGTCACTTGGAAGTGGCCAGACTACTAGTTGACAACGGTGCCGATGCCATGAATGTTGATGCAAAGGGAACAACAGCACTTTCCGTGGCTGCCTTGGCAGGAGCGCTTGAAATCGTTCAAATGTTTCTTGAACAGGGAGCAGCTGCCAATGCGGACCATCACGCCGCTCTACTTGGAGCATCCGCAGGGGGCCATGTTGGCATAGTCGAGCTGTTGATCAAGTGGCGTGACGGTGAGGGCATCACGGAGCCGGATTCCAAGAATTTGGCGCTTATGCATGCTTCTAGCAATGGCCACGCCGGCGTTgtatcgctgctgctggagaacGGCGCAAAGCTTGACAGTCCCGACCCGTTTGGTGGAACGCCTCTTTACGAAGCGTGCCGCAATGGCCATCTAGAGGTGGCCAGGTTACTGATCGAGAAAGGCGCCGACATCAATGCGACGGCTACGCAGAGACGACAAACGCCACTCATGGCAACATGCCAGACTGGCCACATGTATGTCGATCTGGCAGCTCTGCTGCTAGATAAGGGTGCCGATATCAACGCCCTGAacattgatgagatgaatgCGGCGTTTCTGGCAGCCGAAAATGGCCAGCTAGAGGTGCTCCGGCTGCTCCTCTCACGGGGCGTCGACATCTTCCACAGGACCGTGAAGGGCTTGCTGCCTATTCATGTGGCTTCCCAGCGCGGCCATTCCAAAACTGTTGACCTTTTGATTGAGAATGGCTCCGATGCCTCGGTAGCCAAAGAGGATGGCAACACCCCGCTCATACTGGCAACCGTCTATCACAATACCAATGTGGTCATAGTTCTCCTCAAGCGTGGAGCGTATATTGATGCCAAAAATGTTCATGGCCAGACATCGCTTTTGATAGCGAGCCGTGAAGGTGATGCCAAGATAGCTAAGCTGCTGGTTGATAGCCGCGCCAATGTATCCAGCGCGGATCATGAGGGACGGACACCATTATTTCACGCTTCTAGCAACGGGCATCTTGAGATTGTCAAACTACTCCTGGACAGTGGAGCGGATATGACGCCCAACAATGAGGGACAAACGCCTTATGATGTGGCATCCACCCATGGCCACGTCGAGATTCTTGAACTCTTGGGTAAACCGGGGAGCTGA
- a CDS encoding uncharacterized protein (EggNog:ENOG41~MEROPS:MER0081072), with protein sequence MRLEASPASKSTLQSLHSTAVMFLPWPPFKAPAPVCSIEDIYELLVAVLPTFIALAEINYSLLEAAGNSEALLSFYIGFKAGAFNLHSALHIWGAFETLQRLSADEYEDEIRDELSRVLHELETRFLSWNSKNARVCKRLGLQRKEGETYPKLRALRRILPDDDRLDEESVTALTAIVRIDSSSSSKRNQLLHSLQSASSFLYDLQPSSIEDGSSCTARFTDYPLQHIKGLTKTLFEVLSRNWPWPCQCLGASHLPQCPVASYINRKTRLNLTQHQRFETAPRHGQSLSRTKALFRILFPTDMPSEHWQDTEIVIHSRESVYADSREVTHGVYEIIRDVRTGIRPRMAIFSNKLWQLEADAETNPSCSPRVHGSGFKSLKELLGPSQYKNQSILSDTERKDRLILSFILTTSLLHLIKGPWLQASLSNENICFLALHSRSTPDITKPYLTASCASATLRTESRNLNQPHRFPDILSLGILLLEIARGRPIDFKEADDRCYTALVYLDKWKQSSITVPDGLYRAIKACIEPKEFRGNQFDRAVPDGDFAIREYIFKRILFPLEEELSKGYEISLSALHDGIAIKNETSKTGSFDHNDEHQLHKQQAAKEWKGQLDGVHDLVERCMERCENMPDRESTRVKIAMLDTGLQLPESLQENYEAEGRVNVGASESFLPSTKDDADCSWRVDRNGHGSRVGQIILEVAPEADLHVARVFKSGDNLANPNMAAEIYKSIAEAIGRATNEWKVDIIVMCFGFDKPIPLIQDAMKKASKVEKPPLFFAATRNDGAHKLMAWPARNPSVIGISSTMGDGCRSTFNPSENDFHPILYALGEGVPVKIPALDNPRGYVIKHVSGTSYATPVAAGLAANLLGCARMAVKASSREDQLVYKDLPSRLQEMGGMLAVLKHRMCAKDLDNKESLLPWSFLTLSRLENNRLLEDISETLQHY encoded by the exons ATGCGGCTGGAAGCCTCTCCAGCCTCAAAGTCGACACTCCAAAGTCTACACTCCACAGCCGTCATGTTTTTACCGTGGCCCCCGTTCAAAGCCCCAGCGCCGGTTTGCAGCATAGAAGACATATATGAACTCCTCGTCGCGGTGCTGCCTACTTTCATTGCCCTGGCGGAAATCAACTACTCGCTCTTGGAGGCCGCCGGAAACAGCGAGGCGCTGCTGAGCTTCTACATTGGCTTCAAAGCCGGCGCCTTCAACCTGCACAGCGCTCTTCACATCTGGGGCGCGTTTGAAACGCTGCAGAGACTTTCGGCCGACGAGTATGAAGACGAGATCCGGGACGAGCTCTCGAGAGTCCTGCACGAGCTGGAGACACGCTTCCTGTCCTGGAACAGCAAGAACGCCAGAGTATGCAAGCGCCTCGGTCTCCAACGAAAGGAGGGCGAAACGTATCCAAAGCTGCGCGCTCTTCGCAGGATTCTACCCGATGATGACAGATTGGACGAAGAGTCCGTGACGGCGCTGACTGCCATCGTCCGTatcgacagcagcagctcctctaAGCGGAatcagctgctgcacagTCTTCAATCAGCGTCGTCATTCTTATACGATTTACAGCCATCTTCCATCGAGGACGGCTCCTCGTGCACCGCCAGATTCACAGATTACCCGTTACAGCATATCAAGGGCCTCACCAAGACACTTTTCGAAGTGCTGAGCAGGAACTGGCCGTGGCCATGCCAGTGCCTCGGCGCCTCGCATTTGCCCCAGTGCCCGGTTGCCTCATACATTAACCGCAAGACGCGCCTGAATCTGACTCAGCATCAGCGCTTTGAGACGGCTCCGAGGCATGGCCAAAGTCTATCAAGGACCAAGGCACTTTTCCGAATCTTGTTCCCAACTGATATGCCGAGTGAACATTGGCAAGACACAGAGATTGTTATCCATAGCAGAGA GAGTGTATACGCCGACAGCAGAGAAGTGACGCATGGTGTATATGAAATCATACGAGATGTCAGGACTGGAATCCGCCCAAGGATGGCCATCTTTTCAAATAAGCTGTGGCAGCTAGAAGCCGACGCTGAGACCAATCCTTCATGCTCCCCGCGAGTACATGGCAGTGGATTCAAGTCACTGAAAGAGCTCCTCGGGCCAAGCCAGTATAAGAATCAGTCCATATTGTCGGACACGGAGAGAAAGGACCGTTTGATCCTCTCATTCATCTTGACCACGTCTCTCCTGCATCTCATTAAAGGGCCGTGGCTACAGGCCAGCTTGAGCAACGAGAACATTTGTTTTCTCGCCTTGCACTCACGCTCAACGCCTGATATTACCAAACCTTATTTAACAGCAAGTTGTGCTTCTGCAACTTTGAGAACCGAGTCGAGAAACTTGAACCAGCCTCATCGCTTCCCCGACATTCTGTCCCTGGGTATACTACTTCTCGAAATAGCACGTGGCCGTCCCATAGACTTTAAAGAGGCCGATGATCGCTGCTACACTGCCCTCGTCTACTTGGACAAATGGAAGCAAAGCTCTATAACTGTCCCCGATGGCCTCTATCGGGCAATCAAGGCTTGCATCGAGCCAAAAGAATTCAGGGGAAACCAGTTCGATAGAGCGGTACCAGATGGTGATTTTGCAATCAGGGAGTACATCTTCAAGAGGATTTTGTTCCcacttgaagaagagctttcCAAGGGGTATGAGATTTCGCTGAGCGCTTTGCACGATGGCATAGCAATAAAGAACGAAACTAGCAAGACTGGATCTTTTGACCATAATGATGAACATCAACTTCACAA GCAGCAGGCGGCAAAGGAATGGAAAGGACAATTGGACGGCGTGCACGATCTAGTCGAACGCTGCATGGAGCGCTGCGAAAATATGCCAGACAGAGAGTCAACCCGTGTTAAGATTGCCATGCTTGACACAGGCCTCCAATTACCCGAAAGTCTCCAAGAAAATTATGAAGCTGAAGGACGGGTAAACGTGGGAGCATCGGAAAGCTTTCTTCCTAGCACgaaagatgatgctgattgcAGCTGGAGAGTTGATCGCAACGGCCATGGCTCACGCGTGGGCCAAATCATTCTGGAAGTTGCCCCAGAAGCTGACCTGCACGTTGCGAGAGTGTTCAAGAGCGGAGACAATCTGGCAAATCCTAATATGGCTGCTGAAATCTACAAAAGCATCGCCGAG GCTATTGGCCGAGCAACCAATGAATGGAAGGTTGACATAATCGTCATGTGCTTCGGCTTCGACAAACCAATACCTCTAATCCAAGACGCAATGAAAAAGGCCTCCAAAGTCGAAAAGCCACCGCTGTTTTTTGCAGCCACCCGCAACGATGGCGCTCACAAGCTCATGGCGTGGCCCGCACGGAATCCCTCAGTGATTGGCATCAGCTCGACGATGGGTGATGGGTGTAGGTCTACATTCAATCCCTCGGAAAACGATTTCCACCCTATACTGTATGCTCTCGGTGAGGGCGTTCCGGTCAAGATACCAGCCTTGGACAACCCACGAGGGTATGTCATCAAACACGTCTCTGGGACGTCGTATGCCACGCCCGTGGCCGCGGGCCTGGCAGCAAATCTGCTAGGATGCGCTCGCATGGCGGTAAAGGCCTCTTCGCGTGAAGACCAGCTCGTATACAAGGACTTGCCCTCGCGATTGCAAGAAATGGGCGGCATGTTGGCTGTTCTGAAGCATCGTATGTGCGCAAAGGATCTTGATAACAAAGAGAGCTTGCTCCCTTGGAGTTTCCTGACGCTTTCACGGCTGGAGAATAATAGGCTCTTGGAAGATATATCTGAGACTTTACAACACTATTAG
- a CDS encoding uncharacterized protein (EggNog:ENOG41), which yields MSSITPTYIPSPNWDIPADSDIVVLGRLIKDAKNPESKIPKSSSSPIPPPKIHEGEKTDWRTNLERVHSGKIGIWAKCLQAIGGQLSFTQLQSAAEDHEFDVLETRYFLPEDEYLAQAINDPGVQAYFQVCNWRKPVYLITGIKIARGSKVTSERNTERSAQAEIKVDATGLGVPVEVGPEAAWESKKKSGISFAGSTDYIFAYQLMRMKPKRKGAGSTNESYVRGAVFDKEESGDAAEVALRDVYDVEEETDVGFSDTWESIETEQ from the coding sequence ATGTCTTCAATCACACCGACCTATATTCCGTCGCCGAACTGGGACATTCCCGCAGATAGCGACATCGTCGTTCTCGGGCGTCTGATTAAAGACGCCAAAAACCCCGAGAGCAAGATCcccaagagcagcagcagtcccATCCCCCCACCCAAGATAcatgaaggagagaagacCGACTGGCGGACCAATCTCGAGCGGGTTCACTCGGGCAAGATTGGGATCTGGGCCAAGTGCTTGCAGGCGATTGGGGGCCAGCTCAGTTTCACCCAGCTGCAGTCAGCGGCGGAGGATCATGAATTCGACGTTTTGGAGACTAGATATTTCCTGCCGGAGGATGAGTATCTCGCGCAGGCCATCAATGATCCGGGCGTGCAGGCGTATTTCCAAGTGTGCAACTGGAGAAAGCCCGTGTATCTGATTACTGGCATCAAGATTGCAAGGGGCTCCAAGGTTACCAGCGAGAGGAACACTGAGAGGTCGGCCCAGGCTGAGATCAAGGTCGATGCAACGGGCCTGGGCGTGCCTGTGGAGGTGGGACCAGAAGCAGCGTGGGaatcgaaaaagaagagtggCATATCGTTTGCTGGATCGACGGATTATATCTTTGCCTACCAGCTTATGAGGATGAAGCCGAAGAGGAAAGGTGCCGGATCGACAAATGAGAGTTATGTGAGGGGAGCTGTGTTTGACAAGGAAGAGAgcggcgatgctgcagaagtAGCCTTGCGGGACGTCTATGATGTCGAAGAGGAGACGGATGTCGGTTTCTCCGACACTTGGGAAAGCATTGAGACTGAGCAATAG
- a CDS encoding uncharacterized protein (EggNog:ENOG41) — MAQYTSNASPAQSTATAASAQSSAQQQAAAAAAGNSQNSQHKRVYQACIPCRRRKVRCDLGSVDNPHDPPCVRCRRESKDCYFSATRRKRKTDEEDSDADEYVIRNGRKKLHAADSPPFSRFDKRQYSDTPLTPGGSTGRSQPLRRPDGSKDNGRRRDGEFGDGDSNQTLENLEAQTVMRQGVFGPHDALDLLYKAATDSPAADTHRRQPSMASVAAGPPQQAQAADERNNRARSRGPSMSVRPEQPVDPNLDRPTLSAQPGYEDALRAWSRFRFVRAGWFTAQEAIEYIDYYYKYLSPLTPISPPTFSNPSSHLTLLTEEPILTVTLLTISSRYCQLPGAGGICRSHAVPEQLWTYLRGMIERCLWGQEAFGGGFCGSGSASTSMLTDESQTSSTAPWRGLRKGSLRTLGTIESLLILTEWHPRALHFPPNEATDELVLPIAEASPLMASEDELHRTVGPGIGGKRIESWLEPAWRSDRMCWMLLSTAMGLAYELGVFDDIDELLKDDAITRPEYKDEVYRQRANRIKRLLLIYTSQLAGRLGWTSMTPEHLRKADPAVARQRPLTTDSSSTPATNPSSLANGFNYVPDLELDDQIIHCWAGISNAMHLGNEKLFKTRKHTTEIIQSGKYVDLLRDFTPLLKDWYREFELFRLPQYIRHILTIEYEYVRIYINSLSLQAVVERCTSNAGNTSNGVQPMHLSPQTMINYGKLPLGQLGGFTVHDQEYVREVVEGSRNLLRTVVEGLLPGGYLKHAPVRTYFRIISGAMFLLKTFALGAPRSDVKMSIDLMDATVEALRNCIVDDVHLGIRFADLLESLTSRLRNRFIQAPMPQASAKAQSPVPETGSAGGAPPVQNGENGENANWVGSHAQRLRDGLNGQYRVPTPTAEANNISATPFDISGGNFPYHGASSIGPSTPAAENNTSANMDVNLFDEWNNAGSEMWYLPPGPAFFQNMENSSVAMTAEGVNVGGLDLLEYMAMDPVHFPGLDGANSGTAS, encoded by the exons ATGGCCCAATACACGAGCAACGCGAGTCCCGCCCAGTCGACTGCGACGGCAGCTTCAGCGCAGTCTtcggcccagcagcaggccgccgcggccgccgCGGGCAACTCGCAGAACTCGCAGCACAAGCGCGTCTACCAGGCGTGCATTCCATGTCGCCGCCGCAAGGTGCGATGCGACCTCGGCAGCGTTGACAACCCCCACGATCCGCCGTGCGTGCGCTGCCGTCGCGAGAGCAAGGACTGCTACTTCAGTGCCACCAGGCGCAAGCGAAAGACGGACGAGGAGGACAGCGACGCCGACGAGTATGTCATCCGCAATGGCCGCAAGAAGCTCCACGCCGCCGACAGCCCTCCGTTTTCACGATTCGATAAGCGACAATACAGCGACACGCCGCTGACGCCCGGAGGATCGACTGGCCGGTCTCAACCGCTGCGACGGCCCGATGGCTCCAAGGACAACGGCCGCCGGCGCGATGGCGagtttggcgatggcgattcCAACCAGACGCTGGAGAACCTCGAGGCTCAGACCGTCATGAGGCAGGGCGTCTTTGGTCCTCACGATGCTCTCGACCTCCTCTACAAGGCCGCGACGGATAG CCCGGCTGCCGATACACACAGGCGCCAGCCAAGCATGGCCTCGGTTGCTGCAGGGCCGCCACAACAGGCTCAGGCTGCAGACGAGCGTAACAACCGTGCCAGGTCAAGAGGGCCGTCCATGTCTGTCCGGCCAGAGCAGCCCGTTGATCCTAATCTGGATCGACCAACTCTGAGCGCCCAGCCCGGCTATGAAGATGCCCTAAGAGCTTGGTCAAGGTTTCGTTTTGTACGTGCAGGATGGTTCACTGCGCAGGAAGCCATCGAGTACATTGACTA CTACTATAAATACCTTTCTCCACTTACACCGATTTCTCCTCCGACCTTTAGCAACCCTTCATCTCACTTGACACTCTTGACCGAAGAGCCTATTCTCACAGTCACTTTGCTTACAATCTCCTCAAGATACTGCCAACTTCCTGGCGCCGGTGGCATTTGTCGATCTCACGCCGTGCCCGAGCAGCTATGGACGTATTTGCGCGGTATGATTGAGAGATGTTTGTGGGGACAGGAAGCCTTTGGAGGTGGTTTCTGCGGCTCGGGATCTGCATCCACTTCAATGCTCACCGATGAGTCCCAAACAAGCAGCACGGCGCCTTGGCGGGGACTTCGCAAGGGCAGCTTGAGGACGCTGGGCACGATTGAGTCGCTATTGATCCTGACCGAGTGGCACCCTCGTGCCCTGCACTTTCCCCCAAATGAGGCTACCGATGAGCTGGTCCTCCCCATAGCCGAAGCTTCCCCGCTGATGGCATCTGAGGATGAGCTGCACAGAACAGTCGGACCAGGCATTGGCGGCAAGAGGATCGAGAGCTGGCTTGAGCCGGCATGGAGGAGCGATCGCATGTGCTGGATGCTTCTTAGCACTGCCATGGGACTGGCGTATGAGCTCGGTGTCTTTGATGAcattgatgagcttctcaagGATGATGCCATCACCCGACCAGAGTATAAAGATGAGGTCTATCGTCAACGTGCCAATCGCATCAAACGACTTCTGCTCATCTACACAAGCCAGCTTGCCGGACGCCTGGGCTGGACCAGCATGACGCCAGAGCACCTTAGAAAGGCTGACCCGGCCGTCGCTCGTCAGAGGCCCTTGACCaccgacagcagcagcacgcctGCGACGAATCCGTCCTCTTTGGCAAACGGTTTCAACTACGTCCCTGATCTCGAGCTCGATGACCAAATCATCCATTGCTGGGCAGGTATCAGCAACGCCATGCATCTTGGCAACGAGAAGCTTTTCAAAACCCGCAAGCACACCACGGAAATCATTCAGTCGGGCAAGTATGTTGACTTGCTCAGAGACTTTACGCCTCTTCTGAAGGACTGGTACCGAGAATTTGAGTTGTTCCGCCTGCCGCAGTATATCAGGCATATTCTTACCATTGAGTATGAATATGTGCGGATTTACATCAACTCCCTGTCATTACAGGCTGTAGTCGAGCGGTGTACTAGTAACGCGGGTAACACTAGCAACGGGGTACAGCCGATGCATCTTTCTCCTCAGACAATGATCAACTACGGAAAGCTGCCTCTCGGTCAGCTGGGAGGTTTCACTGTCCATGACCAGGAGTATGTGCGCGAGGTCGTGGAGGGAAGCCGGAATCTGCTCCGAACGGTTGTTGAGGGTCTGCTTCCCGGTGGCTATCTCAAGCACGCACCTGTACGAACATACTTTCGCATCATCAGCGGTGCCATGTTTTTGCTCAAGACTTTTGCCCTCGGTGCTCCTCGTTCCGACGTCAAGATGAGCATTGATTTGATGGATGCTACCGTGGAGGCTTTGCGCAACTGTATTGTTGACGACGTCCACTTGGGTATTCGCTTCGCCGACTTGTTGGAGTCTTTGACGAGCCGTCTGCGGAACCGCTTCATCCAAGCACCGATGCCGCAGGCATCTGCGAAAGCACAGAGTCCTGTTCCAGAGACGGGCAGCGCTGGTGGCGCACCGCCAGTGCAGAAtggagagaatggagagaatGCAAACTGGGTGGGCAGCCACGCGCAGAGGCTTAGAGATGGCCTCAACGGACAGT ACCGAGTACCAACTCCCACTGCTGAGGCGAACAACATCTCTGCCACGCCTTTTGACATCTCTGGTGGCAACTTCCCGTACCATGGGGCGTCATCAATTGGCCCCTCTACCCCTGCGGCTGAAAACAACACATCGGCTAACATGGACGTCAACTTGTTTGACGAATGGAACAATGCTGGGAGCGAGATGTGGTATCTGCCTCCTGGCCCGGCCTTTTTCCAGAACATGGAGAACAGCTCTGTTGCCATGACTGCTGAGGGTGTCAACGTTGGCGGATTGGATCTCCTGGAGTATATGGCCATGGACCCCGTGCATTTCCCCGGCTTGGATGGGGCTAACAGCGGAACGGCCAGCTAA